In the Hordeum vulgare subsp. vulgare chromosome 7H, MorexV3_pseudomolecules_assembly, whole genome shotgun sequence genome, one interval contains:
- the LOC123412913 gene encoding homeobox-leucine zipper protein ROC6-like isoform X1 gives MGMGMQSIPDLMGGGSAAMRLPAGMMGGGLDDGLGGEGVSIDRGALLELGLAAMEELVKVTQVDDPLWQPSLEIGIETLNYDEYRRAFARVLGPSPAGYVSEATREVGIAIINIVDLVNSLMNEARWSEMFPCVVARASTMEIISSGMGGTRSGSIQLVIMHSRFILAPPRDQPNLISLAPAT, from the exons ATGGGAATGGGAATGCAGTCCATCCCCGACCTCATGGGCGGCGGCTCGGCGGCCATGCGCCTGCCCGCTGGCATGATGGGCGGCGGCCTGGACGACGGCCTCGGAGGCGAAGGCGTCTCCATCGACCGCGGCGCGCTGCTCGAGCTCGGGCTGGCCGCAATGGAGGAGCTGGTGAAGGTGACGCAGGTGGACGACCCGCTTTGGCAGCCCAGCCTGGAGATTGGGATTGAGACGCTCAACTACGACGAGTACCGGCGCGCCTTCGCCCGCGTGCTCGGCCCCAGCCCCGCCGGCTACGTCTCCGAGGCCACCCGCGAGGTCGGCATCGCCATCATCAACATCGTCGACCTCGTCAACAGCCTCATGAACGAG GCCCGGTGGTCGGAGATGTTCCCGTGCGTGGTGGCGAGGGCGAGCACGATGGAGATCATCTCGAGCGGCATGGGCGGCACCCGCAGCGGCTCAATCCAACTGGTGATCATGCACTCCCGTTTCATCCTAGCTCCACCTCGCGACCAGCCTAACTTGATCTCGCTCGCTCCGGCTACGTaa
- the LOC123412913 gene encoding homeobox-leucine zipper protein ROC6-like isoform X2: MGMGMQSIPDLMGGGSAAMRLPAGMMGGGLDDGLGGEGVSIDRGALLELGLAAMEELVKVTQVDDPLWQPSLEIGIETLNYDEYRRAFARVLGPSPAGYVSEATREVGIAIINIVDLVNSLMNEARWSEMFPCVVARASTMEIISSGMGGTRSGSIQLMRAELQRRWCRSGR; this comes from the exons ATGGGAATGGGAATGCAGTCCATCCCCGACCTCATGGGCGGCGGCTCGGCGGCCATGCGCCTGCCCGCTGGCATGATGGGCGGCGGCCTGGACGACGGCCTCGGAGGCGAAGGCGTCTCCATCGACCGCGGCGCGCTGCTCGAGCTCGGGCTGGCCGCAATGGAGGAGCTGGTGAAGGTGACGCAGGTGGACGACCCGCTTTGGCAGCCCAGCCTGGAGATTGGGATTGAGACGCTCAACTACGACGAGTACCGGCGCGCCTTCGCCCGCGTGCTCGGCCCCAGCCCCGCCGGCTACGTCTCCGAGGCCACCCGCGAGGTCGGCATCGCCATCATCAACATCGTCGACCTCGTCAACAGCCTCATGAACGAG GCCCGGTGGTCGGAGATGTTCCCGTGCGTGGTGGCGAGGGCGAGCACGATGGAGATCATCTCGAGCGGCATGGGCGGCACCCGCAGCGGCTCAATCCAACTG ATGCGCGCGGAGCTGCAGCGCCGCTGGTGCCGATCAGGGAGGTGA
- the LOC123411962 gene encoding vegetative cell wall protein gp1-like, translated as MTPVLLLQALLLASAAVAAAAASEAGDTAGGNSTAAQGLCNAAGCQTPPQPLPIYGGPPPSPPSTTPPSPGMQAPCPPAAPVCCGGQNGPQQAYNQAPPISYLPYYNESASSSVLVPPTPAAAVGYYVIVPCLLLWVMV; from the coding sequence ATGACGCCTGTTCTCTTGCTGCAAGCCTTGCTCCTGGCAAGTGCAGCTgtggcggcggcagcagcatctgaGGCCGGCGACACCGCAGGCGGCAACTCCACCGCGGCTCAAGGCTTGTGCAACGCCGCGGGATGCCAGACACCGCCGCAGCCGCTGCCCATCTAcggcggccctccgccgtcgcctCCGTCGACGACACCGCCCTCCCCGGGCATGCAGGCGCCATGCCCGCCGGCGGCACCCGTTTGCTGCGGCGGCCAAAACGGGCCTCAGCAGGCGTACAACCAAGCACCTCCGATCAGCTACCTTCCCTACTACAACGAGTCCGCTTCTTCTTCCGTGCTGGTGCCACCGACTCCGGCCGCCGCCGTTGGCTATTACGTGATCGTACCATGTCTCTTGCTTTGGGTTATGGTGTAA